TACTTACACCAAGTACTCCAACACGCTCACAGAAAACCCAGCCAAACAGCCAATCTATTTCATAGCTGTGGTTCATTAATAAATAAGCATGTTCTTTTccataatatttatcaaacTCTTCTTTATCTATGTATATAACTGCATCCGATCCAGACCACCATTCTGCCACAAATACTAactctgaaaataaaattcgaaatttagaaaaataaaaatcaatcgtctattttttttcttttattagatttaaaaaggtattgttaaaaattcaatttcaaaacaACAATATAAAACAATGTACAGAATTATATAAATAGAATTAAACACACAGAAAAAGGTAGATAGAAATGCTATATTTAAAATGGTATAGTGACTTACGGCTATAAAAAGAATAACAGAGATAATAGTTAATTTTCCGGTAAAAATATCTGGAAAAAGGTCTAAGGCCAAAGTACAAAAAGCACTGGAAGAAATTGATTATCAAACCCGATGTAAAAAATGTTGTAGCAAACATTAGATGAATCACAGTGGACTGCTTTAATGTTGCCATTAGCCCCATCTCTTAAGATTTTTTATATGTGCGTTTAATAACAAAaatcatacatatatatatatatatctcttgGAAACCTTGAATTTTTACACCTGAAATAAACAAATCTAAAATAAGATATGAACTTATAATTAAAACTATgtatatagaaaattattttcatttttattatttatttaactttatttgaaaaattaagagaaaatttaataattgacaAAAACTGTTATCTAAGCAACCATTATTATTACAAGTACCTTGAAACAAAcaaaaagtttcaaaattttatgaataatatttaaataaaaatagtataataccaatatgatacatataaaaaattatctaaTCTTTTTCTGATAATACACTTAAGCAAATTAGTTAATAATAACTTCAATGTTATTAATAATCATTAAATAATGTTTCATTATTTACAAATCATCTAAGGACAATATATAACCTACTTTTAAACTCAAGATATTTAtctttaaagaaaagaaaatataaaaatactgtAGAAAACATTAGTTTTCCAAGGCAAAGTGAATtctaaaaaagaattaatttaaatttacaatgcaTGCAAATAAACCGTTTATCActtcattataaatatttattaatataaggaatcataaatgaaacattaaagaattaaagaatttaTGTAACAGTCATTATAATTTACAGAAAGAATAAAGCgaaaatttaggaaatatttttgattttatataaacaaattaaaataatttataaactaTTTTAATTTGACTTACCGACTCAAATCATTTCTATAATTTCGGAACAACCAACTCTTACAATCTGAAGTGTTGAGAGATAGTAACTAACAAGAATAAGGTCGCCAAGAAAATGATAATCTTATGTGAGCTTAAAGAAAAGTCAATGAAAATTGACTAGTCAGAGGATATTAGTCCTTTGTATTGATTCCGATCAAACAAATAGGTATTTTAATTAAGGAAATTATGTAAGAATGTATGTAAATGCGAATGACTGGCGCTTAGAAAAATATAGTGTCAAAATCTAAATTATTACTAAACTATTTACTATTATTGCGAGAACTCGCGTGAATTGTAGGGATTTTGAATCTATGGGCCGTGGATTGGGTACCCGTGGAGCGCTAAGCACTCTGCTGACTTTGCTTACGTTATGTGTGATTATTTGAAATGTAAGTGAaagaaaactttttaaataaactattcaAACTTgaaaaaacttttaattaaacaattaataaCTTGAACAAATaaaactgaatttgaaatatttttcagagaCTGTGCTTCTTCAAAACGTAGCACAAAGAACAACTGATTTTGCAAGGACTACTGGTACATATATATAGCTCTTGATTACTAAGTAAATAATCATTAGCAACACCAatgtgtttttaatttatttttaagattAATTATCAATCAACCTAATTGGTTCtctaattgaatttcaattctCTTTAATCGAGCGTTTAATTACTTGGCGATGTTTTAATTATACTAATAGAGCTGTATAATAAGTAACCCGTTCAAAGTTTAActagtttatttttctttacaaattaaATCGCATCGGACCATCACGAGCAGAGCAATTCAGCATTCCACGGGTAGCAACCCACAACCTTTACTGAGAAAGATCACTAGAAGATCTACAGTTCCAACAGTTCCCGCAACAGTTGTTATTTCACTGTCAATTTGTAATTAGTAGTTTTTGTTGTATCAGATTGGTGACATTGTTTAGTGATTGACCAATCAACACGAATCTTGACACGCCCCTTGAATATTCGTTTTCGGTGACTGAATGCGAGTCGACGGATAAAcagtttcaataaaatttttcactGATTTTGTAGTTTTGATTGATTGATGATCTGATTGACATTGataaaactttaaaattatttacaatggtGAGTGTAATATTGTCAAACGATAACAACAGTATCTTTCTTTATCGATGACGTTCTCTGAAATTATAGATTAAAGTCTTAGTAAACCCTCTtagttataataaaatttgaatgtgTAAAATCAGTTACTGATATCCAAAATTTGGAGAACATTTACTGTACGAATTTTTATCCTttggtaaatgttttaaaaagcAAATTTTTTACTTAACCTCAAATGAAATAAACGTCAAAATGGCGCCATTGGTTTCATACAGTGAAATTgcgattatttttaaaaaattatagaattaattatacttttttaagattaaaaagttttatcgatggctgacaaaattaaatttatttgtttctgTATCGTACTATAGCTTCGTTATAagcatataaaataatttacccaattacattatattaaaaattaaattgaacttACTTTTGTGTGTTAATTTAAAGACGGAGCAGCAGATGGATTGTGCATTGGATTTGATGAGAAGACTACCTCCTCAACAGATTGAAAAAAACTTAAGTGATTTAATAGATCTAGTGCCATCTCTCTGCGAAGATCTTTTATCTTCAGTTGATCAACCtctaaaaattgcaaaagacaAAGAATCTGGAAAAGATTATCTACTATGTGATTATAATAGAGATGGAGATTCTTATAGGTAATTAAACATATTATTCTCATTTATTCCTTTTTAAAATATCACCTTCCTCTAGATCACCTTGGAGTAATACTTATGATCCACCATTAGAAGATGGTTCAATGCCTTCTGAGAGACTCAGAAAGTTAGAAATAGATGCAAATCATGCATTTGATCAGTACAGAGAACTTTATTTCGAGGGTGGAGTCTCTTCTGTCTATTTATGGGACTTGGATCATGGTTTTGCAGCAgtgattctaattaaaaaagcaGGGGATGGTTCAAAGAAAATCAAAGGCTGTTGGGATTCCATTCATGTAGTAGAAGTTCAAGAGAAGTCCACTGGACGAACTGCGCACTACAAATTAACTTCCACTGCCATGCTTTGGTTGCAGACTAATAAACATGGATCTGGAACAATGAATTTAGGAGGAAGTCTTACTAGACAGGTTTGTTTATTAATCTTCATCTAAATTTTGTATATCCATTTAATTAATGTTTTACCTTTCAGGTGGAACAAGATGCTCAAATAAGCGAAAGTTCTCCTCATATTGCAAACATTGGTCGCATGGTCGAGgacatggaaaataaaattcgaaatactttaaatgaaatatattttggaAAAACGAAAGACATTGTAAATGGATTAAGGTCTGTGCAATCTTTAGCCGATCAAAGACAACAGGCTGCTCTTAGACAGGATCTAGCGGCCGCACTTCAAAGGAGAAACGCCAATAATTGATCCTGCGAAGAGGATCAACTTTTCTTCGATCTAGAAGAATGtcaataaaaaaagataagaaaaatatcgtaaatgataaaattaaaaatcgaatTGTTGCTGTCATTATTGACGAGAATTTTGAACAGTTTCCTGTGATATGCAGGGTGCAGCGGTAAAGATGAATTTTTCCTGAAGTATTAAAGAATGAATAATTgaatatcaattattaattatgtcGAGATTTTGAATATAATATTAAGAAACATTACGAGTGTCTGggttttatgtatatatatatatatatataggatgTGCCTAAAGGTATGTAACACCTAAAATCACTATTTACACTTCAAACCAattaatttatcatattttcatGGAATGCATATTTAcgttaaaaatgtttttaaatataggtacaataaACATGTTTAAGTTTTATGTTTTTGCGTGGTtacttattttaaatatacttaaATTAAGTATTAATTTATGAAGCATTATTGGGAAGTTTTTGTACACTTTCATAGAATTGCATATTGtttactattatttttatagatTGCTATATTTCTCGTTATATCCAAGAATTTTATCTATGAAAATGTACAAAACTTTCATAATAGTGCTTTTTTAATCATCCAGTATGCCTATAATGTTTAATACACATAggcataaattataaaactttaatattttatacttttataaacGTATCTAAGTTttacaataaatgaaaaaaagcagTCATAATCGCATTTAATATACATCTTTGTGTTACATATCTTTTGTCATGTTCTTTGTAtattgtgtgtatgtgtgtgcgtGTATGTGTATAAGGGATAAAAGCGTATGCTTGTGCTTACTAGCACAAATATACATAATGGCACTCGTAAtgtttttttaatcattaataattaataataatacgaGATATAAGAGTATTAATGTTTGAAAATGTAGGAATATTAAAGAGAATATTTGCGAATAAACTTCTAATAAATTATTGAGTACCCACCCAAATATGTTTAATAATACTAGAACTTAACTAAACGAAAATTTCAgtcatttctaatttttataaattctcgTAAATTACTATCGAATACTATTTgattgatttttaattgaattcaaaatttaaatatagaatGTTAACTacaaactttattaattattgctAATCAAAATACTAATAGAACtgtctaataaaaaaaaaatgttaacgatgaaaaagaattataaaagctcaatttaaaaaaaaaatataccacAATAAAACTACAAgctacaaaatatataaaaggtGACACGAAAGCATCGACTGCTTTTTATCTCATTTATTTATCCTCCATTGACTTCTGCCGTATAAACAAATGCTCGTTGGTAATCATTTTTAGTTATATATTTTACGCCTGTGTTTCCTGGttttaatttcataatcatGTACTTTTGTATATACTTGTGTGTATTTTCATATACTTTACCACCGCAtatatgtgtatgtgtgtgtgtgtgtgtatgcatACGTATCTTTACTTCCTTATATACGCCAATGCTggttaaattttttcaaatgtatatgtatatatatatatatatattatattcgtAAAACATGTTTTATACATTGATTTTATGCGTATACAtagtattaaataatattataagaaTATTTTCAAACTGTGTGTGTCAATGCATCTGTGGTGGAAAAATGAGCTATTATACTGATAAGTTGGattctattaatatttattattaattggaAACTAAGACAAAAATAATACTCTCGgaatatcattaaaatattgatcaattaataaaaagtaaattaaaagaATGACCAGCAGTGGTGTATAATCAAAGTATTTAGAGAAgcagaaagaaaatgatttcCACCTCTCGTGGTTGAAGTACGACCGTGAGGCCTATTGATTCGTTTTTTCAGCTTTTTTAtcgattaaattcatttatctAGGTCGCCTTAATCTTAAATTAGTCTGCTTAGATTATAGTAGCTTAGTTGTTTGTTatcattcattttttatatatatatatttttttgcattttcttacttttttcgTAGATGGTATGGTCTGATTTGAAATCAAGTGTTAAATGTAAGATCAGTTCTTACAttgcaatgaaaaatttcaagtcaGAAACCAAATTAACTAATGaacttaaaatttcagaattcaaatttgacattgttttttattttcgaaactTGATTATACAGAATCCGTAATTCAAattgaattccaaaatttcatgtTAAATTTCAGTTTTACATTTGTTGAATTTGAAGTTTCAATTCTGAATGTCAAAATGTTGCTTTGGGAATCATTCGACACAAAACAACATCAGAAATGTGAGcttcaaatgaaatttctgaaattcacagagaagtaataaaaatttctcagatctatgtttaaaattaaaactttaatattCTTATATGTAGAATTACGAGCACAGAATTTAATTTTGAGTGAAAGTTATGAACCTGAATTGTTCATGTAAATTGGAAGAATCAAACAAAAAATAGTAGTAATTTTTATCAAatcgaaaataatataaatttttaaagagaTCAAAAATTTCAAGCATTCCTGTTTTAGTAAAATGCAAATTATAAAAACAAGTACTTAATAAGACAAAAGGACTTTGGATAGATACAAAATTCAAGAGAGTCTGTAATAAAAACATGAATTTTGTTTAACGTAACTTAAATATAGAATTCTACTAATGATTGGATAGAATTAGAATATAATTGTAtacaaaaaattcaaaattaaaataggaTAGGAATTCTAAATCGGGACAGTTACACTATGACGTAGTACTTcaataaaaggaaaaagatcAATCTCAAATGTGGAAAAAACCAGAATTCCAACAAAACTGGAAATGTTAGAGGAATTAAGATTCtaatgaaattagaattttacTTATTTCAGTAGAATAGAAGATATCAAACATCAAAGTgcaaaagaattgaaatttcaatgaaaaatataatgtaataaaggGTTGGTATAAGGAACCTAAACTTAtaggtaattaaaattctaaatgtactagaatttcaataatattataaCATCAGTTAGAATTGCATATAATCATTATTGCAAGGGTAATTGAAATTCCAATAGAAATAGAACTCTAATcatatgaaaattttagaaacCACAAATCAAGACAAAAGAgttctttttcaaaatatccCATTGTcaaaattgcatttttaatcTCAACCCATTAAGCCGCCAAAAAcattctttgtttttttaaggTCTAAGCTGATACTGTTTCTTGGtttattctctttttatttgttttttttcttttttttgcaattatttGTAATCCTCTCCTCCTTCACACTTACACGCTCGCGCACATTTGTTTTCCcttcctttcattttttataattatataattgtttgtctctttccttttccttatttttacttCCTTTCccttcattttattcttttcaagTGCCCCCCACTCTTTTCCTCTCTATTTGTTGTTGGTAATAGTTCTTATGTTAACCATTGATCATCTTGTATTGTATCTTAGGTTTCTCTTAATAATATATTAGCTGTGtgtgttttgtttttttctttaatgtGATGGTGGAGTCTGGACTGAACACAATTATTTATCGATGGCAGTGTTAGTTTTGATGGCGATCACGACCTCCTCACCACAGGCCTTCAGTACAGTGCACTGAAACAACAGATTACCGTTCTCATTaacttatattaaaatttttatacaaaaaatacacatacagaaTCCCTACATGTATTCATTCACTGAAATagaatacaaatatttaaaaaatagaactttattttttgcaataacACTTTTTAGATTCATTACCGTTCTCATTAACTTATATTAAAACTTGTATACAaaaaatacacatacagaaTCCCTACACGTATTAATTCACTGAAATacaatacaaatatttaaaaaatagaactATATTTTTTGCAATAACACTTTTTGGATTCATTAATTATGAGGAAAAATCAacagataattataattatttgccAATATCTGTACTGTAAGATGacctatactaaattttattttatttagttcacagaatattattaacatgtacaacatttttaaatatcagtTCATAATATGCGCATTTGCATGTTGCCATGGTATATATAATACTACTTTTGAGgaaaaagatattttattattataataagaaTACAAAAGATTATTTTCTGTAACAATGACACTTACCAGAAGCTCCTTTCCAGCCTCGTGATCGGCACGTAACTGAGCACCTAATTCACCATCAGGAATTTTTAAATCTTCACGAAGTTCACCATTATCAGCCATCAGGCACAAGTAGCCATCGTCAGATATGTCTGCTAGCTGTAATATAATAAGgaaaattaatacaaaaatctatatttcaaatatacATTAAGAACactaaaaaaataatatgattaaaaaaaaaatggtttattcaatattttccatACAAATCATTGACTTAATGTAAATCCTTTCCAGTgcagtaaatttttaaatacctgGTAATCTTCTCGCTTAACAAATGGCACGTCCATGTTGTGCGTAGAAGGACAAATATCTTCATACTTTTTTGAAGTAAAAATGTCAATGCCTACAAGATGTACTTTGGCATGGCCATGTTTTCCAGTTTTTGATGTTGACATTTCTACAATTTTACATGGTCGTGATTTGAGCATTACAAACCCATTTTTACGCAGTGCAGAACACTGCATAGGGTATGTTACAGAAGCACCAGAGTCTCCGGTTTCAAAGTGAGTATCCTCAATGTCTGCCATCCttgttgttttttatttattctgaaatcataattaataatcataGATTAATAATGAAACTTCAATTGCAAACAAAACAGAttgattatataattaaaaacattCATAACTTCATTTTtacttgaaaatatattaaaaatggaaGGAATTCATGATTTTAAAGTATTATAAACAAATATGGAAACACCTTTCATAATTTTAAATGTTCTGTATCAAACTATTATACAATCTATATAAATTTAGTTGTGATTAacatatcaaatatttttataaagtaatatactaaatattaaattgaaaatatttaaattttacatcTTTTACAATTGTTATGCAACATGAATACTAAAAAGCATAATATGAAGTATTACAGGAAACAAAGTATCATGAACTCATTTTAAGATGAAttgaacaataataataatcaattaataaaacaagtTTTATCAACCAAACAACttgcaatataatgtaataataaaatgtaataaaaggTTGTATAAGTATATAACTGATACAGTTTCCCAAATATACttcataattttctttaataattaagaaatttggaaagaattgcagaattatttttatcgatTACTATATGAAATATAATCTGTCATGAACAATGGATTataacaaaatttatgaaaatgatgTTAATATTAGTATTTCAGGCAAATAATTAAATGAGAATCAAAGTCATGctttaatcaaaattttaaagcaattaatataaaaattattatactagAATGAAAGATAAACATAAAACATAGAACTGTTCAATTTTTCACAATATGTTTTGAAACGTAACACTATGAACATTTTAATAACCATCTCTTTATACATAGAAAGtccattgatatttttaattaaaattttgaggcaataataaaaaatgttgcacttgattacataaaaattaaatataacagTAAAGAACACCTTTGATAGAATGTAGTAAGGactattcaaaatttcaaaaaagttGTTTATTCTTCTGATATTACaaataaggaaaaaagaaaggtttAGCTATAATTGGATagaagaattttataaaacgtTTACAAGAAAAGCTTAAAACGCAAAAAGCTTGAAAAAGCTTTGAAATGATGATTGGAGAGAAAACGAACACGTTGTAGAAGTACGATCTAACCAAAGATTCAACCCGGCTGACAGTTGACCGATTATTAAATCCTTTCAATAGAAAATCAAGTGGAAAGTCTAACGAAAGTCGAATTACCTTCGAGGACGAGTTTACTGCGGATTTTTGATCGTTTTCCTCAAGAAGATGGCGCGAAAAGAATTGCGTGCGGTTCGTCGTCGAAGTTGCCGACTCTCGAGGTGAGTGGAAAAAATTACGAATACCGAACTGCCCTCTAATAATTTCGTTCCTTATTCTCGAGACTTTTTTAACACACGTTTTACAAACTTGTTCGAGTAATCACAAATGGATCGGTTAAACTCACCGTGAAAAAAGGAGAACAGATTGGAGATACTCACATGTGATCAAAATGGACACTCTAACCAGAAGAGCTGGCTGCGCTTGCGCGTACCGCTAATCGGCGACAGGGGGCCACCCGAATAGATCCACGGATTCCGGCTAAAAGTCTGTCATGTGGGGGTAAAGTTGATGTGAAATTTTATGCCAGTTGGAAGTTAGGCATAATACGCAGGCGCTATTTAACTGATGTTTAGTTAAATTTGGTACTTTATTGATATGTACTAAATCATTAATGTTTCTATTGTactataacaaaataaaatttattctcgtgctcgttttattattgtattaaatgtatgtatcaAACaggatatatgtatatgtatacatgttacatacacaaataataaaaaaaatatagttttaaaaATCTCTTTCCTTAATCGTCAagaatgtaaaattattatttaaattatagatTTCTTAATTTTACAATCAGGACTTCTAGCaattgattaatattaaataagctTTCATAAGATTaacattttttcataattacttATTCTGTATTGTATTTATAATAGAAGTTGGTCATATACTAATTAATTCATATAAAATCCATTAACAAAACAATTTATTATACAGGTATACTGTAAAaagagaaatgtatttaattaaaaatatatctaaTAAATTATACTGAATGAACACCTTTAATAAATGAAGCAACAGATGTAATTGGTGTGTCTGGTAGAATGCCATGTCCCAAATTAGCAATGTATCTGGTTTTACCAAATTTCATTGCCAAATCTCGAGCTCGATTCATTATTTCTTCctgtataaagaaaaaagaaataaaaattttacaataacatttaataaatttaaataatatatcaaCCTCAGAAGCATATAATGCACATGGATCTAAATTTCCTTGTAAAGTAATATCAGAACCCAATTTTTTCCTTGCTTCTATAGGATCTACAGTCCAATCTATGCCTAATACTTCATAAGCTTTTGATTTTGCTAACATTTCTAAAGAATTCATTGTTGCACCTTTAGGAAAAGCAATCTGAAAATTATCCAATAATTTAGCACTATACAAAGTAAAGAATAAACTAACGTCAATGTATTACAATATTGACTTCATTTACCATTGGTActtcagaaatatttttttccttcagTTTTTGTCTCACTTTTTCACTGAtctgtttcaaatatttaaatgaataattctgAAATAGTTCGTCGTTTAAAAAGTCACTATGACTTTCAAATACCTGCAACAActataaacaaaaaagaaaagttacaatttataatcaaattaatgtcttttatttttatttatttattatacctgTGCTCCAGCTTCAACTTGCATCACAAGATAGTCCACTATGACATTTGTAATCAGTTGTAGAAGTGTGTGAGAATCTTCTGGATACTTATACAACCATCTTCTGGCTTTTGTCATTGTTGAACTACCTCCACCTTGGATCATGTAGCTCATTAGTGTCCACTAACAATTCATAAATATGAATACTACCAAAAATATCTGTTTCATAATTCAAGTTTTACAACTATGtgatttgtaaaatttaaaaaaaggtatTCTACTCACTGGTGCACCAGTGAAACCAATTAATGGCACTTTTCCTTCTAGTTTATGTCTTGTTAAAGTTATAGCCTCTCCAACATATTTTAAATCTTTTGCCACATCAGGTTTAATCAATCTACTTAAATCTGATGGCTCATTTAGAGGATTAGGTAAAACAGGCCCCTGTAATATAAGTGAATTCATTTACTGCATAATAATGAAGAATAAGTAATGCTGAATCATCTGTTGCTGCTTTTAtactattttacaaattattaaaCATACCGTTCCAGGAACCATTTCAACAGTCAAACCCATTGCTTGTGGAATAACAAGGATATCAGAGAAAATAATGCTAGAATCTAAGTCAAATCGCTTTATAGGTTGTAAAGTAACTTCACAAGCCAAAGCTGGTGTTTGACAAACAGAAAAGAAGTCATGCTTTGATCTGACTTCCTGAAATTCTGGAAGATATCTTCCAGCTTGACGCATTATCCACACTGGAATATGTTCTACTGGTTCCCCACGTGCAGCTTTCAGaatcaaatcattttttaatgatGGAAATTCTTCTTGAACCATTGCTAGTGTCTGAAAAGAAATGGTACTTAAACATATACATTACAAAACAAATGATCATTATTAAGTTATGCAACAATGCAATGATTTTAGAAACACAAATTCTAAAACAAGTAATCTATAaacttatataattattataaagatTGCAAGATCATTTCatactttcaattatttatcaCTGTCTACTTACAAtgtaacaattataaaaatctGTAACACTAAACTTGTGAAACGGTTTATAATTGTAGTATTCaggctttttatattttttgttatagtgtagtaattttaatatataataaaaacagGTAAACaatcaaaattcaatttcctAACTTATCTGTTCATTTCAGTATGAATTGCATTTTCAATACACGGTGCATCCTAAAGCAAAGATTTTTCTATCTGAAACTCTATCTTCTATGACTAAGTTCACCAAtcaaatttgttaaatattgcAGTTATGCAGTTTTAACATTaagatttcattaattttcatgcttgaaatttgaagttacatatacaaattgaattattaaatgtaattaagtgtGAAATAGtagtgaaaatttaaaaaacaatataacATTGTATAATTCCCTAGCTTTTTAATTATGATGTTGACCAATTATATTATACCTTCACAAGAAGACTGGAGGGAATAAAGTGGCGCGCATTACACAAGAAATTCATGTTTTGAGTTTCATTCTTTGTTGTTTCAGAGAAAGAAAAAGCGGCTAACCATCAACGTTTAAAGTGTAAGGTTATGCGTTTGGCTGGTGGTTAATAAATAAGCAATCCTTTTTGATCATATTTAAAGATGGATTTTTTAGAATATACAGATGTACTTGCAGAAGTAAAAGGAGCTATGGTAAATAACATATTACATTGTTTCATAATTATAATGTATCATACCtatttctgattttatttttaaattattgcttATGTAAAGTTGTAAATTTGAATTCAGTTatagtttaattattctattatttcttgttgttattatattttgtatttcttttatgCAGACTCCTGGAAGATTAAAACTAACAGACCAACATTtgattttcaaaaatcaaaaaACTGGTAAAGTAGAACAAATTTCTGCATCCGATATGGAAATGGTAAATTATCAGAAATTCATTGGTACTTGGGGTCTTAGAATATTTCTTAAGAATGGGACTTTGCATAGATTTCGTGGCTTCAAGGAAGGAGTGAGTACATAACTCTCGTATAAAGTTTATCAATGTtctaattattgtatttttaatgaaatatattttctttaggACCAGGAAAAGATTGCAAAATTCTTTACCCAGAATTATAAAAAAGACATGTTAGAAAAAGAACTTAGCCTGAA
The sequence above is a segment of the Osmia lignaria lignaria isolate PbOS001 chromosome 12, iyOsmLign1, whole genome shotgun sequence genome. Coding sequences within it:
- the cpb gene encoding F-actin-capping protein subunit beta isoform X1, which encodes MTEQQMDCALDLMRRLPPQQIEKNLSDLIDLVPSLCEDLLSSVDQPLKIAKDKESGKDYLLCDYNRDGDSYRSPWSNTYDPPLEDGSMPSERLRKLEIDANHAFDQYRELYFEGGVSSVYLWDLDHGFAAVILIKKAGDGSKKIKGCWDSIHVVEVQEKSTGRTAHYKLTSTAMLWLQTNKHGSGTMNLGGSLTRQVEQDAQISESSPHIANIGRMVEDMENKIRNTLNEIYFGKTKDIVNGLRSVQSLADQRQQAALRQDLAAALQRRNANN
- the cpb gene encoding F-actin-capping protein subunit beta isoform X2 yields the protein MDCALDLMRRLPPQQIEKNLSDLIDLVPSLCEDLLSSVDQPLKIAKDKESGKDYLLCDYNRDGDSYRSPWSNTYDPPLEDGSMPSERLRKLEIDANHAFDQYRELYFEGGVSSVYLWDLDHGFAAVILIKKAGDGSKKIKGCWDSIHVVEVQEKSTGRTAHYKLTSTAMLWLQTNKHGSGTMNLGGSLTRQVEQDAQISESSPHIANIGRMVEDMENKIRNTLNEIYFGKTKDIVNGLRSVQSLADQRQQAALRQDLAAALQRRNANN
- the eEF5 gene encoding eukaryotic translation elongation factor 5 — encoded protein: MADIEDTHFETGDSGASVTYPMQCSALRKNGFVMLKSRPCKIVEMSTSKTGKHGHAKVHLVGIDIFTSKKYEDICPSTHNMDVPFVKREDYQLADISDDGYLCLMADNGELREDLKIPDGELGAQLRADHEAGKELLCTVLKACGEEVVIAIKTNTAIDK
- the Urod gene encoding uroporphyrinogen decarboxylase, whose product is MVQEEFPSLKNDLILKAARGEPVEHIPVWIMRQAGRYLPEFQEVRSKHDFFSVCQTPALACEVTLQPIKRFDLDSSIIFSDILVIPQAMGLTVEMVPGTGPVLPNPLNEPSDLSRLIKPDVAKDLKYVGEAITLTRHKLEGKVPLIGFTGAPWTLMSYMIQGGGSSTMTKARRWLYKYPEDSHTLLQLITNVIVDYLVMQVEAGAQLLQVFESHSDFLNDELFQNYSFKYLKQISEKVRQKLKEKNISEVPMIAFPKGATMNSLEMLAKSKAYEVLGIDWTVDPIEARKKLGSDITLQGNLDPCALYASEEEIMNRARDLAMKFGKTRYIANLGHGILPDTPITSVASFIKGVHSV